One Desulfurobacterium pacificum genomic window carries:
- a CDS encoding alpha/beta fold hydrolase, with protein sequence MHGWSFTPLVWKETILANANHIALPGHGESPYKSTNLIQLSLEIGKDLPHQITLIGWSLGATLATLIASQFPQKVEKLILIAPTLKFMPLSQPEVVVKRFLKKLNNNFFSGITYFRQICGANLNNVQLLKEEKARELLKSYVYFSLSPYVKNFPVKTVIAVGEEDNVTGLIGAYKLFNEMNNSKLIIYPKEDHFSILRRLDSLL encoded by the coding sequence TTTACTCCTTTAGTTTGGAAAGAAACGATACTCGCGAACGCCAATCACATAGCTCTCCCCGGTCACGGGGAGAGTCCTTATAAGTCAACGAACTTAATTCAACTATCGTTAGAGATAGGCAAAGACTTACCTCATCAGATAACCTTAATAGGATGGTCTTTAGGGGCCACTCTTGCAACGCTAATAGCTTCTCAATTCCCCCAAAAAGTAGAAAAGCTAATTCTTATAGCTCCAACACTAAAATTTATGCCGCTATCTCAACCGGAAGTTGTAGTCAAAAGATTTCTAAAAAAACTTAACAACAATTTCTTCTCTGGAATTACCTATTTCAGACAAATCTGCGGAGCAAACCTGAATAATGTTCAACTGTTAAAGGAAGAGAAAGCAAGAGAGTTGCTAAAATCTTACGTCTATTTTTCTTTAAGCCCTTACGTGAAAAACTTTCCTGTTAAAACGGTAATCGCAGTAGGCGAAGAAGATAACGTAACTGGTTTGATAGGTGCTTACAAACTATTTAATGAAATGAATAATTCCAAATTAATTATCTATCCTAAAGAAGACCATTTCTCAATTTTAAGAAGATTGGACAGCCTGCTTTAG